From Thiomicrospira sp. XS5, one genomic window encodes:
- the proC gene encoding pyrroline-5-carboxylate reductase, whose protein sequence is MDSTICFIGAGNMSLSLMGGLLASDYPKDKILATDPSADRRQEVTQSLGIRCLESNIDAATQSDIILLAVKPQQLESVCKELADTVKAKGALVISIAAGVRTNDIAFWLGGEAAIVRTMPNTPALIRSGATGLFATASVSDAQKDQAENILRAAGLTVWVPQESDLDIVTAISGSGPAYYFLFMEAMQAAGQKLGLDESTARLLTIQTAFGAAKMALESPDDCATLRQKVTSPNGTTEKAIQTFEQHDLRAIIEEAMTAAKDRAISLADELGATHNNS, encoded by the coding sequence ATGGATTCAACAATCTGCTTTATCGGTGCGGGCAATATGTCCCTTAGCCTTATGGGTGGTTTGCTGGCCAGCGACTACCCGAAAGATAAAATTTTAGCAACCGATCCCAGCGCGGATCGACGCCAGGAAGTCACCCAATCACTCGGCATTCGCTGCCTGGAAAGCAATATCGATGCGGCAACCCAATCCGACATCATCCTACTGGCGGTCAAGCCGCAGCAGCTGGAGTCCGTCTGCAAAGAGCTGGCGGACACGGTCAAAGCGAAAGGGGCACTGGTGATTTCCATCGCGGCGGGTGTCCGAACCAATGACATCGCTTTCTGGCTGGGGGGCGAAGCGGCCATTGTCCGCACCATGCCCAACACGCCGGCCTTGATTCGCAGCGGCGCCACCGGCCTGTTCGCCACGGCGTCGGTTTCCGACGCTCAGAAAGACCAGGCCGAAAACATCCTGCGTGCCGCCGGCTTGACGGTTTGGGTGCCACAGGAAAGCGACCTGGACATTGTCACCGCCATCTCCGGCAGCGGTCCAGCTTACTACTTTCTGTTTATGGAGGCCATGCAAGCCGCCGGCCAAAAGCTTGGGCTGGATGAATCCACCGCTCGCCTGTTAACGATTCAAACGGCGTTTGGCGCCGCAAAAATGGCCTTGGAAAGCCCGGATGATTGCGCCACCTTGCGCCAGAAAGTGACGTCGCCAAACGGTACCACGGAAAAAGCCATTCAGACATTCGAACAACACGATTTACGTGCTATCATTGAGGAGGCTATGACCGCCGCGAAAGATCGCGCCATCAGTCTGGCCGATGAATTGGGCGCAACCCACAACAATTCCTAA
- a CDS encoding YggT family protein, protein MSPVGEGGLFLIQFLAGLVIFVLILRFFMRATHVDWRHPIVNFIAKVTNPLCAPLNLVLPKPGRWDWSALLTAMIVQALFVVLLGFLTDRSFSVGLIAISSVTEILNQMLDMMFWLIIIQVVLSWVSQGYNPNTAIFYQLAEPILRPFQKVIPPVGGLDLSPIVAIVAIKLTQIIVVGSIAQVGQSLL, encoded by the coding sequence ATGTCCCCAGTTGGAGAAGGCGGTTTATTTCTCATTCAATTCCTAGCAGGCCTGGTCATTTTCGTCCTGATTCTGCGCTTTTTCATGCGGGCCACGCACGTGGACTGGCGTCATCCGATCGTCAATTTCATCGCCAAAGTCACCAACCCGCTGTGCGCGCCCTTGAATCTGGTGTTACCGAAACCGGGCCGCTGGGACTGGAGTGCGTTGCTCACCGCCATGATTGTTCAAGCTTTGTTCGTCGTACTACTGGGCTTCTTAACCGACCGCAGTTTCTCCGTCGGTCTCATCGCCATCTCCTCGGTGACGGAAATTCTCAACCAAATGCTCGACATGATGTTCTGGTTGATCATCATTCAGGTGGTGTTAAGCTGGGTGTCACAAGGCTATAACCCGAATACGGCGATTTTCTACCAACTGGCTGAACCGATTCTGCGCCCGTTTCAAAAAGTGATTCCGCCAGTCGGCGGATTGGACTTATCACCGATTGTCGCCATCGTCGCCATTAAGCTGACTCAAATTATTGTGGTGGGGTCCATTGCTCAAGTGGGGCAAAGCTTACTATAA
- a CDS encoding Glu/Leu/Phe/Val dehydrogenase, giving the protein MFEIAKQRLGEVFKHIEVDEEVINRLSVPKRSIKASIPVRMDDGSLQIFTGYRVQYDDTRGPTKGGIRYHPRVNLDEVTSLSFWMTVKCAVAGLPFGGAKGGITVNPKELSQLEIERLSRGYIRAFADVLGETRDIPAPDMYTNATIMGWMADEYSVIARRQIPGIITGKPLHLNGSEGRTQATGQGALFCLSEYARRQGWDIQNTSIAIQGFGNAGYHFARLAQQAGYRVIAVSDSKGAVCTASGLNIDDIKQFKDETSELNSVYCDGSVCNVIEHETLTNEELLEMDVDVLVLAAMENQITQENADKIRAKTLLEIANGPISPQADEILQAKDTQVIPDVLANSGGVTVSYFEWVQNRSGFYWDADEVERRLDKIMRREANVIYDLAIRYQTSLRTAAYIHGIDRLAGAIGQRGNHKLFKKPI; this is encoded by the coding sequence ATGTTCGAAATTGCAAAGCAGCGATTAGGAGAAGTCTTCAAACACATCGAAGTGGATGAAGAGGTCATCAACCGCTTATCGGTCCCAAAACGATCCATCAAAGCCAGCATTCCGGTACGGATGGACGATGGCAGCTTGCAGATTTTCACCGGCTATCGCGTGCAATATGACGATACGCGAGGCCCGACAAAAGGCGGCATTCGTTACCACCCGCGCGTCAATCTGGACGAAGTCACCTCCCTGAGTTTCTGGATGACGGTCAAATGCGCCGTCGCCGGGTTACCCTTCGGCGGTGCCAAAGGCGGCATCACCGTCAACCCGAAAGAACTGTCGCAATTGGAAATCGAGCGCTTGTCACGGGGCTACATTCGAGCCTTCGCCGACGTGCTGGGCGAAACCCGGGACATTCCCGCACCGGATATGTACACCAACGCCACCATCATGGGCTGGATGGCCGACGAATATTCCGTCATCGCCCGTCGCCAAATTCCCGGCATCATCACCGGAAAACCGTTGCATTTAAATGGCTCGGAAGGCCGCACCCAAGCCACCGGACAAGGCGCCCTTTTTTGCTTGAGCGAATACGCTCGTCGCCAGGGTTGGGACATTCAAAACACCAGCATCGCCATACAAGGCTTTGGTAACGCCGGTTACCATTTCGCTCGCCTGGCGCAACAAGCGGGCTACCGTGTCATTGCCGTGTCCGATTCAAAAGGGGCGGTTTGTACCGCCAGCGGCCTGAATATCGACGACATCAAACAATTCAAAGACGAAACCAGTGAATTGAATTCCGTCTATTGCGACGGCTCGGTCTGCAATGTCATCGAACACGAAACCCTTACCAATGAAGAACTGTTGGAAATGGACGTCGATGTTTTGGTGCTGGCCGCCATGGAGAACCAAATCACTCAGGAAAACGCCGATAAAATTCGTGCGAAAACCCTATTGGAAATCGCCAACGGCCCCATTTCCCCTCAAGCGGATGAAATCCTGCAAGCGAAAGACACCCAAGTCATTCCCGATGTACTCGCCAACTCCGGCGGGGTGACGGTCAGTTATTTCGAGTGGGTTCAAAACCGTTCCGGCTTTTATTGGGACGCCGACGAAGTGGAACGGCGCCTCGATAAAATCATGCGACGCGAAGCGAATGTCATCTACGATTTGGCCATTCGCTATCAAACCAGCTTAAGAACCGCCGCCTACATTCACGGCATTGATCGTCTGGCGGGTGCCATCGGCCAACGCGGCAACCATAAACTTTTCAAAAAACCCATCTGA
- a CDS encoding methyl-accepting chemotaxis protein, with the protein MTPVHPETYTSENDEYLVPDKIALVSKTDLHGTITEVNDAFELASGFSREELIGQPHNIVRHPDVPKNVFKDMWRTLQMGATWSQIVKNRRKDGGYYWVKANVSPIYENNQHIGYLSFRTHVSEPEKTATAEAYRQIKAGKSRIQYGKVYQGINWPQLNWIAQLAPQWQLTLLMTVFAVIPFIGLTQSLLPASVVAATSALMLIPVFLYGLRLSRFQQSIQTALQKVSANEPINMSCHRPKHFVGQLINPVISAAISIRYAIEDNQAKVDEATKLQTAINQISSNLMITDANLNIVYMNDEMQRFMQTEEAKLKEYLPQFDASSLIGQNIDIFHHNAQHQRQLLNELTEPYVANIQIGDTHLEVNTIPIFNRAGSRTATLAEWRDKTQEIQLINQVQKTVDAAKNGLLDQRIDLSRVSGLARELSAAINEMMETIEHPISQAVDLGVALSEGNLTQHMQGEFKGRFALLQDSLNVAVENLSNMMNQTRIAIHNVNTCANEISQSSLSLNERTQSQAASLQETAANMEQMTSAVQQNAVNAGKSSQVTQTTARQAAQSETVMNKAESSMKQIHESSQKINEIIGLIDNIAFQTNLLALNAAVEAARAGEHGKGFAVVAGEVRSLAGKSSDAARDIRQLIEDTVAKVAEGTDQVRASGEELHSIVASIENVNEMIDDIAASSQEQSEGVKQSNQAIAEIDSAVQENAALVEETTAMAEDLSGMADSMEENVAQFTLKPPTHEHNALKVGNFDFAAARRAHRQWRVKVRAYLNDFDIDFNRQSADDPTLCPLGTWLYKEGQTYQALTSFQVLEKSHANLHAFIGRIFDLKDVGDITVANDEMQKLEGLSLEVIEHIHALEDEISMGESQQQTAIKPQIQAPTPSQPQPNKITRIHQASAPIKQEHPDLDLAAATPQSPSESGDEWNDF; encoded by the coding sequence ATGACCCCAGTACACCCTGAAACATACACCTCCGAAAACGACGAATACCTTGTTCCCGACAAAATCGCCCTGGTTTCCAAAACCGATTTACACGGTACCATCACCGAAGTGAATGATGCCTTTGAACTCGCCAGCGGCTTCAGCCGCGAAGAATTAATTGGGCAACCACATAATATTGTACGCCATCCGGATGTTCCCAAAAACGTCTTCAAAGACATGTGGCGCACCCTACAAATGGGCGCGACCTGGTCTCAAATTGTGAAAAACCGCCGAAAGGACGGCGGTTACTATTGGGTCAAGGCCAATGTGTCACCGATTTATGAAAACAATCAACATATTGGTTACCTGTCATTCCGAACGCACGTTTCAGAGCCTGAAAAAACCGCCACGGCAGAAGCTTACCGGCAAATCAAAGCCGGAAAAAGCCGCATCCAATACGGTAAAGTCTATCAAGGCATCAACTGGCCGCAACTGAACTGGATCGCCCAACTGGCTCCGCAATGGCAGCTCACCTTGCTTATGACGGTCTTTGCGGTGATTCCGTTTATCGGGTTAACGCAATCATTGTTACCCGCCAGCGTGGTGGCCGCGACCAGCGCCCTGATGTTAATCCCCGTTTTTCTCTATGGCTTGCGCCTATCCCGTTTTCAACAAAGCATTCAAACAGCCCTGCAAAAGGTCTCCGCCAACGAGCCCATCAATATGAGTTGCCATCGCCCCAAGCACTTCGTCGGTCAGCTCATCAACCCGGTAATTTCCGCCGCCATTTCGATTCGTTATGCCATTGAAGACAATCAGGCCAAAGTGGACGAGGCCACCAAACTGCAAACGGCCATCAATCAGATTTCCAGCAACCTGATGATTACCGATGCCAACCTCAACATCGTCTATATGAACGATGAAATGCAGCGTTTTATGCAGACGGAAGAAGCCAAGCTCAAAGAGTATCTCCCACAATTCGACGCCAGTAGCCTGATTGGCCAGAACATCGATATTTTTCACCACAATGCCCAGCATCAACGCCAATTGCTCAACGAATTGACAGAACCCTATGTCGCCAATATCCAAATCGGCGACACGCACCTAGAGGTCAACACCATCCCCATTTTCAATCGTGCCGGCAGCCGCACCGCCACCTTAGCGGAATGGCGCGACAAAACCCAGGAAATCCAACTGATCAACCAAGTCCAAAAAACCGTTGATGCGGCGAAAAACGGGCTTTTAGACCAACGCATCGACCTCAGCCGCGTTTCCGGTCTGGCGCGCGAATTAAGCGCGGCCATTAATGAAATGATGGAAACCATCGAGCACCCTATCAGCCAAGCCGTGGATTTGGGGGTCGCGCTCTCGGAAGGCAACCTGACTCAACACATGCAAGGCGAATTCAAAGGCCGTTTTGCACTCCTGCAAGACAGTTTGAATGTGGCGGTGGAAAACCTGTCCAATATGATGAATCAAACCCGCATCGCCATTCACAATGTGAATACCTGTGCCAATGAAATCAGCCAATCCAGTTTAAGCTTGAATGAGCGCACTCAGTCACAGGCCGCCTCGTTACAAGAAACCGCTGCCAATATGGAACAAATGACCTCCGCCGTACAGCAAAATGCCGTCAATGCCGGTAAGTCCAGCCAGGTCACCCAGACCACCGCTCGCCAAGCGGCGCAAAGCGAAACGGTGATGAATAAAGCCGAAAGCTCAATGAAACAAATTCACGAGTCCAGTCAAAAAATTAACGAAATCATCGGCTTGATTGACAACATTGCTTTCCAAACCAATCTATTGGCGCTGAATGCCGCCGTGGAAGCCGCGCGCGCCGGTGAACACGGCAAAGGTTTCGCCGTCGTCGCCGGTGAGGTGCGCAGCCTGGCCGGCAAAAGTTCCGATGCCGCTCGTGATATCCGCCAGCTGATTGAAGACACCGTCGCCAAAGTGGCCGAAGGCACCGACCAGGTCCGCGCTTCCGGCGAAGAATTACACTCCATTGTCGCTTCAATTGAAAACGTGAATGAAATGATTGATGACATCGCCGCTTCCAGCCAGGAGCAATCCGAAGGCGTCAAGCAATCCAACCAAGCCATCGCCGAGATCGACTCTGCAGTACAGGAAAACGCCGCGTTAGTTGAAGAAACCACCGCGATGGCCGAAGACCTGAGCGGCATGGCCGACTCCATGGAAGAAAATGTCGCTCAATTCACCCTGAAACCACCCACGCACGAACACAATGCCTTGAAAGTCGGCAACTTCGACTTTGCCGCCGCCCGCCGAGCCCACCGCCAATGGCGAGTCAAGGTCCGCGCTTATTTGAACGACTTCGATATCGACTTCAACCGACAATCCGCCGATGACCCGACGCTCTGCCCGCTCGGTACCTGGCTTTATAAAGAAGGCCAAACTTACCAGGCGCTCACCTCTTTCCAGGTACTGGAAAAATCCCATGCGAACTTACACGCCTTTATCGGCCGTATTTTCGACCTAAAAGATGTCGGTGATATCACTGTGGCCAACGACGAAATGCAAAAACTCGAAGGCCTCAGTCTTGAAGTGATTGAACACATCCACGCATTGGAAGACGAAATATCCATGGGTGAAAGCCAACAGCAAACGGCGATTAAACCTCAAATCCAAGCGCCGACACCCAGTCAGCCCCAACCGAATAAGATTACCCGAATCCACCAGGCCTCCGCGCCAATTAAACAAGAACACCCAGACCTGGATCTCGCGGCCGCCACGCCCCAGTCACCATCAGAATCCGGCGACGAATGGAATGACTTTTAA